Proteins from one Planctomyces sp. SH-PL62 genomic window:
- a CDS encoding DUF1559 domain-containing protein — MRSIDPVGLRRGFTLIELLVVIAIIGLLVGLILPAVQSAREAARRLQCTNNLKQVGLALHAYHDAAGAFPPGVVLRGWPADPAVPHPPGGGWGCAILGWLEQRSLFDAFNFAPSFFERVHDNRTAGSAPIATFHCPSSAGGGPVDHGFMMPTPIHGFDWLAPGQYVGSAGRLDTPGFGRGAWSVRSGDGVFFGDSRVGLRDLRDGSSSTLLVGERSRRIADATWVGVAFPSGNLCTKDGWKLQGCTSSLFLALGRTGPSEGFWRLDDTSERISRDPNAGPDGFSSDHDGVGNFAMADGSVRFIKATIAPAVLRALATRAGGEVVDASAY; from the coding sequence ATGCGATCGATCGATCCGGTCGGACTGCGACGGGGCTTCACGTTGATCGAACTGCTGGTCGTGATCGCGATCATCGGCCTGCTCGTCGGGCTGATTCTGCCGGCGGTCCAGTCGGCTCGCGAGGCCGCCCGGCGGCTCCAGTGCACGAACAACCTCAAGCAAGTGGGGCTGGCGCTCCACGCCTACCACGACGCCGCCGGGGCGTTCCCGCCGGGCGTCGTCCTGCGGGGATGGCCCGCCGACCCGGCGGTCCCCCATCCTCCGGGGGGAGGCTGGGGCTGCGCGATCCTGGGCTGGCTCGAACAGAGGTCGCTCTTCGACGCGTTCAACTTCGCCCCGTCGTTCTTCGAGAGGGTCCACGACAACCGGACTGCGGGCTCCGCGCCGATCGCGACGTTCCACTGCCCCAGCTCGGCCGGCGGCGGTCCCGTAGACCACGGCTTCATGATGCCGACGCCCATTCACGGCTTCGACTGGCTCGCGCCCGGTCAGTACGTCGGGTCGGCCGGGCGGCTCGACACCCCGGGATTCGGCCGGGGAGCGTGGTCGGTTCGCTCGGGGGACGGCGTCTTCTTCGGCGACAGCCGGGTCGGCCTGCGGGACCTGCGCGACGGCTCGTCGTCCACCCTCCTCGTCGGCGAGCGTTCCCGGCGCATCGCCGATGCGACCTGGGTCGGCGTGGCCTTCCCCTCGGGCAACCTTTGCACGAAGGACGGCTGGAAGCTGCAGGGCTGCACCTCGTCGTTGTTCCTCGCCCTCGGTCGGACCGGCCCGTCCGAGGGCTTCTGGAGGCTCGACGACACGTCGGAGAGGATCTCCCGCGACCCGAACGCCGGCCCGGACGGGTTCAGCAGCGACCACGACGGGGTCGGAAATTTCGCGATGGCCGACGGCTCGGTCCGGTTCATCAAGGCGACGATCGCCCCGGCCGTCCTCCGAGCCCTCGCCACCCGCGCGGGGGGCGAGGTCGTGGACGCCTCGGCGTACTGA
- a CDS encoding glycosyltransferase family 2 protein encodes MPVLDEARTQVQAQAPERSADAPRTGRAPVSVIVPVKNESANLRRCLPALDWADEVFVVDSQSNDDTCDVAVEHGASVVQFAFNGVFPKKKNWALENLPFRNEWVLIVDADEVVVPELAEEIRARIAADEAEGFYLNSKYYFLGRRIKHCGYSECWNLRLFKHKLGRYERMPDHTGGRSGDNEAHEHVELQGRVGRLRHELDHHAYPTIAAWVEKHNRYAVWEAAQYERFLSEPIPKSIGRGKRFKRMLKKIYLRLPMRPAVRFLYSYVLRLGFLDGKPGLVFCTLLSFYDFLSWANVYENRVTERDA; translated from the coding sequence ATGCCCGTCCTGGACGAAGCCCGAACCCAAGTTCAAGCCCAGGCTCCCGAGCGATCCGCCGACGCCCCGCGCACGGGTCGGGCGCCGGTCAGCGTGATCGTGCCGGTCAAGAACGAGTCCGCCAACCTGCGCCGCTGCCTGCCGGCCCTCGACTGGGCCGACGAGGTCTTCGTCGTCGACAGCCAGAGCAACGACGACACCTGCGACGTGGCCGTCGAGCACGGCGCGAGCGTCGTCCAGTTCGCGTTCAACGGCGTCTTCCCCAAGAAGAAGAACTGGGCGCTCGAGAACCTGCCGTTCCGCAACGAGTGGGTCCTCATCGTCGACGCCGACGAGGTCGTCGTCCCCGAGCTGGCCGAGGAGATCCGGGCGCGGATCGCCGCCGACGAGGCCGAGGGCTTCTACCTCAACTCCAAGTATTACTTCCTGGGTCGACGCATCAAGCATTGCGGATATTCCGAGTGCTGGAACCTCCGCCTGTTCAAGCACAAGCTCGGCCGCTACGAACGTATGCCCGACCACACCGGCGGCCGTTCGGGAGACAACGAGGCTCACGAACACGTCGAGCTGCAAGGCCGCGTCGGCCGCCTGCGACACGAGCTGGACCACCACGCCTATCCGACCATCGCCGCCTGGGTCGAGAAACACAACCGCTACGCCGTCTGGGAAGCCGCCCAGTACGAACGGTTCCTCAGCGAGCCGATCCCGAAGTCCATCGGCCGGGGCAAGCGGTTCAAGCGGATGCTCAAGAAAATCTATCTCCGCCTGCCGATGCGTCCCGCCGTCCGCTTCCTCTACTCCTACGTCCTCCGCCTCGGCTTCCTCGACGGCAAGCCGGGCCTGGTCTTCTGCACCCTGCTGTCGTTCTACGACTTCCTGTCGTGGGCGAACGTGTATGAGAATCGGGTGACCGAGCGCGACGCCTGA
- a CDS encoding glycosyltransferase — protein sequence MTTLTTRSKRTETSAAPARWLHLCNGLDPVRDGGMVPSILGMTGALKRAGGDVRIVTPTPSRLDELAAPEGLAIDGPDVDLDAAVRSADVVHMHGLWQFHSRRGAAVARSAKVPYVMAAHGMAEPWALRHKRWKKKLYLALVESRNLRRASCLHALSRPEIGHLRDLAPWTPVCFVPNGVDLAALDDLPPREALEAEHPELKDKFVLLFYGRVHAKKGLDLLADALGALARDFPQLHLLIAGKDDGALTPFSHRISELGLNDRATYVGHVSGAKSRRVWAAADAFTLPSYSEGFSMAILEALACSLPAVFTTACYFPEAAKADAAVVVEPEAEALTRALRELLERSPEERRTLGANGRRLVESEYTWEQQAAKLADVYRWLAGGGAPPECVIA from the coding sequence ATGACGACCCTGACGACCAGGTCGAAGCGAACCGAGACGAGCGCCGCCCCCGCCCGCTGGCTCCACCTGTGCAACGGCCTGGACCCGGTCCGCGACGGCGGCATGGTGCCGAGCATCCTGGGAATGACCGGCGCGCTGAAGCGGGCGGGGGGGGACGTTCGGATCGTGACGCCGACCCCCTCGCGGCTCGACGAACTGGCCGCGCCCGAGGGCCTGGCGATCGACGGACCCGACGTCGACCTTGACGCCGCCGTGCGCTCGGCCGACGTCGTCCACATGCACGGCCTCTGGCAGTTCCACTCCCGGCGCGGGGCGGCCGTCGCGCGGTCGGCGAAGGTGCCTTACGTGATGGCCGCGCACGGCATGGCCGAGCCCTGGGCGCTGCGGCACAAGCGCTGGAAGAAGAAGCTCTACCTGGCCCTGGTCGAGTCGCGGAATCTCCGGCGGGCGTCCTGCCTGCACGCGCTGTCGCGGCCCGAGATCGGCCACCTCCGCGACCTCGCGCCGTGGACCCCGGTCTGCTTCGTCCCCAACGGCGTCGACCTGGCGGCGCTCGACGACCTGCCGCCCCGCGAGGCGCTCGAGGCCGAGCACCCGGAGCTGAAGGACAAGTTCGTGCTCCTGTTCTACGGCCGGGTCCACGCCAAGAAGGGCCTGGACCTGCTGGCCGACGCCCTGGGCGCGCTGGCCCGCGACTTCCCCCAGCTCCACCTGCTGATCGCCGGCAAGGACGATGGGGCCCTCACGCCGTTCTCCCACCGCATCAGCGAGCTGGGCCTGAACGACCGGGCGACGTACGTCGGCCACGTCTCCGGCGCGAAGTCGCGGCGGGTCTGGGCGGCGGCCGACGCCTTCACGCTCCCCAGCTACAGCGAGGGGTTCAGCATGGCGATCCTGGAAGCCCTCGCCTGCTCGCTCCCCGCCGTCTTCACCACCGCCTGCTACTTCCCCGAGGCCGCCAAAGCCGATGCCGCCGTGGTCGTCGAGCCCGAGGCCGAGGCGCTGACGCGGGCCCTCCGCGAGCTGCTGGAACGCTCCCCCGAGGAGCGCCGGACGCTCGGCGCCAACGGCCGACGACTCGTCGAATCGGAGTACACCTGGGAGCAGCAGGCCGCCAAGCTCGCCGACGTTTACCGCTGGCTCGCCGGCGGCGGCGCCCCGCCCGAATGCGTCATCGCCTGA
- a CDS encoding glycosyltransferase → MIETPRPPAAGRAGPTGAPAMIYAVCFTNFGPYHLARLRALAARLAARGDRLIAYETAGGERLYPWARSEDREPFERVVLFPDRALEEIPAGACAEAMTEALDRDRPDAVAAVGYVRPESLALAKWGRRHRAATILMSESQAVDRPRVWYKELLKARRLRLFDAALCGGPSHREYLVDLGMPADRIALGYNAVDHDFFAERADACRERPGSREGTPDAPFFLSVCRFAPEKNLIRLIEAFGRYRGQGGSWDLVLCGDGPQAAEVAGAIEKSGCAGAIHRPGFLQADGLSRWYAHAAAFVLASVSEPWGLVANEAAAAGLPLLLSARAGCARTLVPEPEGTTGARFDPLDVRDIAAKLNWTAALSDDDRRAIGRRAREVAAEWGPDRFASGAIEAWETARQPRRSRPLVGPIRMKG, encoded by the coding sequence ATGATCGAGACGCCCCGCCCCCCGGCCGCGGGCCGGGCCGGGCCGACCGGAGCCCCCGCCATGATTTACGCCGTCTGCTTCACCAACTTCGGCCCCTATCACCTGGCCCGTCTCCGCGCCCTGGCGGCGCGGCTGGCGGCGCGGGGCGACCGCCTGATCGCCTATGAGACCGCCGGCGGCGAGCGCCTCTACCCCTGGGCCCGGAGCGAGGATCGTGAGCCGTTCGAGCGCGTCGTCCTGTTCCCCGACCGGGCGCTCGAGGAGATCCCCGCCGGCGCGTGCGCCGAGGCGATGACCGAGGCCCTCGACCGCGACCGTCCCGACGCCGTCGCCGCCGTGGGCTACGTCCGGCCCGAGTCGCTGGCGCTGGCGAAGTGGGGGCGTCGCCACCGCGCGGCGACGATCCTGATGTCGGAGAGCCAGGCCGTCGACCGTCCCCGCGTCTGGTACAAGGAGCTGCTCAAGGCTCGTCGGCTGCGGCTGTTCGACGCGGCGCTCTGCGGCGGGCCCTCGCACCGCGAGTACCTCGTCGACCTGGGCATGCCCGCCGACCGGATCGCGCTGGGGTACAACGCCGTCGACCACGACTTCTTCGCCGAACGCGCCGACGCCTGCCGGGAACGCCCCGGCTCGCGCGAGGGGACGCCGGACGCCCCGTTCTTCCTGTCGGTCTGCCGCTTCGCCCCGGAGAAGAACCTGATCCGGCTGATCGAGGCGTTCGGGCGCTATCGAGGGCAGGGGGGCTCGTGGGACCTGGTCCTCTGCGGCGACGGCCCGCAGGCCGCCGAGGTGGCCGGGGCGATCGAGAAGTCGGGCTGCGCCGGGGCGATCCACCGGCCGGGCTTCCTCCAGGCCGACGGCCTGTCGCGATGGTACGCCCACGCCGCCGCCTTCGTGCTGGCGAGCGTCTCCGAGCCCTGGGGCCTGGTCGCCAACGAGGCCGCCGCCGCCGGCCTGCCGCTGCTGCTCTCCGCGCGGGCCGGCTGCGCCCGGACGCTCGTCCCCGAGCCCGAAGGGACCACCGGCGCTCGGTTCGACCCGCTCGACGTCCGCGACATCGCCGCCAAGCTCAACTGGACCGCCGCCCTCTCCGACGACGACCGCCGCGCCATCGGCCGTCGCGCCCGCGAGGTCGCCGCCGAGTGGGGTCCCGACCGCTTCGCCTCGGGGGCGATCGAGGCCTGGGAGACGGCCCGCCAGCCCCGACGCTCGCGCCCCCTGGTCGGTCCGATCCGGATGAAGGGCTGA
- a CDS encoding acyltransferase family protein, translated as MSPPPRTAAARPPYSLNEKIDVCRGVFALLVVVAHAFELAVTLDPHWASGLPRPLVDVLSYATGTGIYYVMGFFILSGYCIQASVQRLAREGTFPLRTYLVARATRILPLYYAALAFAVAVEAGARASGWRPSVWMNGLNRPTLAFQGLLVQNFTETFGSFAPSWSITNEAAYYLLFGLIAAVTIPLGRRPAVAGMGLCVALGLALQVGYRLGARHPLVLWTGLLFGLGAVWHLGALVSVYTPRLADSRRLGLLARAWPAAVLLSMAMWTSRRVHQEFVYVAAGVAFALMLVRFINQDREARASGSPPPSGTRRLPEELGLISYPTYLFHGPLLLAFGTAIRAGGVTAPWWAIWPAAALFAIGCCLPLGRLLEAPIMAWRVDVMRRLRSRPVAPAAAAPAPAPALGIQR; from the coding sequence ATGAGCCCGCCGCCCCGGACCGCCGCCGCGCGGCCGCCCTACTCGTTGAATGAGAAGATCGACGTCTGTCGAGGCGTCTTCGCGTTGCTGGTCGTCGTCGCGCACGCGTTCGAGCTGGCGGTCACGCTCGACCCGCACTGGGCCTCGGGCCTCCCCCGGCCGCTGGTCGACGTGCTGAGCTACGCGACCGGCACGGGCATCTACTACGTCATGGGCTTCTTCATCCTCAGCGGCTACTGCATCCAGGCGTCGGTCCAGCGCCTGGCCCGCGAGGGGACCTTCCCGCTGCGGACCTATCTGGTCGCGCGGGCGACTCGCATCCTGCCGCTGTACTACGCGGCCCTGGCGTTCGCCGTGGCGGTCGAGGCCGGAGCCCGCGCTTCGGGCTGGCGGCCCTCGGTCTGGATGAACGGGCTCAACCGGCCGACGCTCGCCTTCCAGGGGCTGCTGGTCCAGAACTTCACCGAGACGTTCGGCTCGTTCGCGCCGTCGTGGAGCATCACGAACGAGGCGGCGTATTACCTCCTGTTCGGGCTGATCGCGGCCGTGACGATCCCGCTGGGTCGACGGCCGGCGGTGGCGGGGATGGGGCTCTGCGTCGCGCTAGGCCTGGCGTTGCAGGTGGGCTATCGGCTGGGTGCGCGGCACCCATTGGTGCTCTGGACGGGCCTGCTGTTCGGGCTGGGCGCCGTCTGGCACCTGGGGGCGTTGGTCTCGGTCTACACGCCCCGGCTGGCCGATTCGCGCCGGCTCGGCCTGCTCGCGCGGGCGTGGCCGGCGGCCGTGCTCCTGAGCATGGCGATGTGGACGAGTCGGCGGGTGCATCAGGAGTTCGTGTACGTCGCCGCCGGCGTGGCGTTCGCGCTGATGCTGGTCCGCTTCATCAACCAGGACCGCGAAGCCCGCGCGTCCGGGTCGCCGCCGCCGTCGGGGACGCGGCGGCTCCCGGAGGAGCTGGGGCTCATCAGCTATCCGACCTATCTGTTCCACGGGCCGCTGCTGCTGGCCTTCGGGACGGCGATCCGGGCCGGGGGCGTGACGGCCCCGTGGTGGGCGATCTGGCCCGCCGCGGCGCTCTTCGCGATCGGCTGCTGCCTGCCGCTGGGACGGCTGCTGGAGGCCCCGATCATGGCCTGGCGCGTCGACGTCATGCGTCGCCTCCGGAGCCGCCCCGTCGCGCCCGCCGCCGCCGCACCCGCACCCGCACCCGCACTGGGGATTCAGCGATGA
- a CDS encoding O-antigen polysaccharide polymerase Wzy, with the protein MDDLQYVYATAGVMALYFAWQVATKRFDPFAPVWMFFVGYVQVYVIQPISYREWAVATRGEELVQWANLRALLALIWFLMVYHAGFGRLLARRLPASPRGWSVGTVTALSPILVVWGLYCAGIFGGGSAQEEMSPEGALLRSFPFVMMVAAVLLMTTGRRLDAPRPAYFHAGLALGGLYVLIWMFNGKRSHSLIGVLSTIASIYITRLKRPSWGVLGTTAFLGALVVALAIGWRNNQNYERSFSGFAEYASEFDLAQILVSMDIAEEEPDQGASYETKEYGGYLLMLDTVPEKSDYDYGASYLRIFSTYIPRIIWPSKPLYGRQQWIDAWVAGSEFPREDDFTGPAIGILGAAQLNGGLIGTIIVLAGAAIFLRTLYDYFLLYADTPWAQFFWSIFFFNAWFMVVTDDPLIWFYYNWAFSVFPIVVLTWSVSKFFARPEAEAGSNEPHDPSEPYEPHAEFEAHVRAARGPRFATERIPS; encoded by the coding sequence ATGGACGATCTGCAATACGTCTACGCGACCGCCGGCGTGATGGCGCTCTACTTCGCGTGGCAGGTGGCCACGAAGCGGTTCGACCCGTTCGCCCCGGTCTGGATGTTCTTCGTCGGCTACGTCCAGGTCTACGTCATCCAGCCGATCTCCTATCGCGAGTGGGCGGTCGCCACGCGCGGCGAGGAGCTGGTGCAGTGGGCGAACCTCCGCGCCCTGCTGGCCCTGATCTGGTTCCTGATGGTGTACCACGCGGGGTTCGGCCGCCTCCTCGCCCGCCGGCTGCCAGCCTCGCCGCGCGGGTGGTCGGTCGGGACCGTCACGGCCCTCAGCCCGATCCTGGTCGTCTGGGGCCTGTACTGCGCCGGGATCTTCGGCGGGGGGTCCGCGCAGGAGGAGATGTCGCCCGAGGGGGCGCTCCTGCGGTCGTTCCCGTTCGTGATGATGGTGGCGGCGGTCCTCCTGATGACGACCGGACGCCGGCTCGACGCGCCCCGGCCCGCCTACTTCCACGCCGGGCTCGCCCTGGGCGGGCTCTACGTGCTCATCTGGATGTTCAACGGCAAGCGCTCGCATTCGTTGATCGGCGTGCTGTCGACCATCGCCTCGATCTACATCACGCGGCTGAAGCGGCCGTCCTGGGGCGTGCTGGGGACGACGGCGTTCCTGGGCGCGCTGGTGGTCGCCCTGGCGATCGGCTGGCGGAACAACCAGAACTACGAACGCTCGTTCTCCGGCTTCGCGGAGTACGCCAGCGAGTTCGACCTGGCGCAGATCCTGGTCAGCATGGACATCGCCGAGGAGGAGCCCGACCAGGGCGCCTCGTATGAGACCAAGGAATACGGCGGCTACCTGCTGATGCTGGACACCGTGCCGGAGAAGTCGGACTACGACTACGGCGCGAGCTACCTGCGGATCTTCTCGACGTACATCCCCCGCATCATCTGGCCGTCCAAGCCGCTCTACGGCCGTCAGCAGTGGATCGACGCCTGGGTCGCCGGCTCCGAGTTCCCCCGCGAGGACGACTTCACCGGGCCCGCGATCGGCATCCTGGGCGCGGCGCAGCTCAACGGCGGGCTGATCGGGACGATCATCGTGCTGGCGGGGGCGGCGATCTTCCTCCGCACGCTCTACGACTACTTCCTCCTCTACGCCGACACGCCCTGGGCGCAGTTCTTCTGGTCCATCTTCTTCTTCAACGCCTGGTTCATGGTGGTCACCGACGACCCCCTGATCTGGTTCTACTACAACTGGGCGTTCTCGGTCTTCCCGATCGTCGTCCTGACCTGGTCGGTCTCGAAGTTCTTCGCCCGGCCGGAGGCCGAGGCGGGCTCGAACGAGCCGCACGACCCGAGTGAGCCGTACGAGCCCCACGCCGAATTCGAGGCCCACGTCCGGGCCGCCCGAGGCCCCCGATTCGCCACGGAGAGGATCCCATCATGA
- a CDS encoding glycosyltransferase — MDVQARTYRDSVVVACPDARPPAYQAVVGLGRAGMLKRFVTSYYHDPDGMGANLARKLAPAAYDRFRRVLARRHDEEIPADRVASVPMVDVALRVESRFAGRRPALKRAAARARTEWFDRRLARELASARPEALLVFSDVGSGVAMPSCRGRGIATVLSMVHGDVREEARVLEAEQAHSPDFFPLYLGDASLDREEMAWLHARRLRDLELADLILVPSEHIAGALQREGVARERLRVIPYAADCRRFRPLSTRRAKADDACTFLFAGGVSQRKGIKYLLEAWAKVRRPGWKLQLLGPMPRRPGPLEGLLEGVEPLGRVGHPEVPSHMAAADVFVFPSLFEGSAVVTYEALACGLPAVVTHEAGSVVRDGVEGLIVPPRDVDALASAMARLGEDPALRARMSAAARGRAMDFDWPRYHVAVVEAVAGLVEERRRLRLTARERERERERVRPLAARPGG; from the coding sequence ATGGACGTACAAGCGCGCACATACCGGGATTCCGTGGTCGTGGCCTGCCCGGACGCCCGGCCGCCCGCCTACCAGGCCGTCGTCGGCCTGGGCCGCGCGGGGATGCTCAAGCGGTTCGTCACGTCGTACTACCACGACCCCGACGGCATGGGCGCGAACCTCGCCCGCAAGCTGGCCCCCGCCGCCTACGACCGCTTCCGGCGGGTCCTGGCGCGTCGCCACGACGAGGAAATCCCGGCCGACCGCGTCGCCTCGGTCCCGATGGTGGACGTGGCGCTCCGGGTCGAATCGCGATTCGCCGGTCGTCGGCCCGCCCTGAAACGGGCGGCGGCCCGGGCGCGGACCGAGTGGTTCGACCGCCGCCTCGCCCGCGAGCTGGCCTCCGCGAGGCCCGAGGCGCTGCTGGTCTTCAGCGACGTCGGCTCGGGCGTGGCGATGCCGTCCTGCCGCGGCCGGGGGATCGCCACCGTGCTGAGCATGGTCCACGGCGACGTTCGCGAGGAGGCCCGGGTCCTGGAAGCCGAGCAGGCCCATTCGCCCGACTTCTTCCCGCTCTACCTGGGCGACGCGTCGCTCGACCGCGAGGAGATGGCCTGGCTCCACGCCCGCCGACTGCGAGACCTGGAGCTGGCCGACCTGATCCTCGTCCCCTCCGAGCACATCGCCGGCGCCCTCCAGCGCGAGGGGGTGGCCCGCGAGCGACTCCGGGTGATCCCCTACGCGGCCGACTGCCGCCGCTTCCGGCCGCTCTCGACCAGGCGGGCGAAAGCCGACGACGCCTGCACGTTCCTGTTCGCCGGCGGGGTGAGCCAGCGGAAGGGGATCAAGTACCTGCTGGAAGCCTGGGCGAAGGTCCGCCGGCCGGGCTGGAAGCTCCAGCTCCTGGGCCCCATGCCGCGCCGGCCGGGGCCGCTGGAAGGGCTGCTGGAAGGGGTCGAGCCGCTGGGGAGGGTGGGCCATCCCGAGGTCCCCTCGCACATGGCCGCGGCCGACGTCTTCGTCTTCCCGTCGCTGTTCGAGGGCTCGGCCGTCGTGACCTACGAGGCGCTCGCGTGCGGGCTGCCGGCCGTCGTCACCCATGAGGCCGGGTCGGTCGTCCGCGACGGCGTCGAGGGCCTGATCGTCCCGCCGCGCGACGTCGACGCCCTGGCTTCCGCGATGGCCCGGCTCGGGGAAGACCCCGCGCTCCGGGCGCGGATGTCGGCCGCGGCGCGGGGGCGGGCGATGGACTTCGACTGGCCCCGCTACCACGTCGCCGTGGTCGAGGCCGTCGCCGGGCTCGTCGAGGAGCGGCGACGGCTCCGCCTCACGGCCCGAGAACGGGAGCGTGAGCGAGAACGGGTCCGGCCCCTCGCGGCCCGGCCCGGCGGCTGA
- the gmd gene encoding GDP-mannose 4,6-dehydratase: MKRALLTGITGQDGSYLAEFLLGKPEYEVHGLVRRSSSLNRQRIDHLSRSNPVAAERLHLHYADLADASCLSAILEEVQPDEVYNLGAQSHVRVSFDQPLYTADVVGLGTLRLLEAVRVLNRRRPVKFYQASSSEMFGSAPAPQGPDTPFHPRSPYACAKVYAHWQTINYREAYGLFACSGILFNHESPRRGESFVTRKVTLGAARIKEGLQKRLVMGNLEAKRDWGFAGDYVRAMWLMLQQEKPDDYIVATGETYSIHELLEKAFTLVDLDYRDYVDFDERYVRPSEVDVLQGDASKARKVLGWKPEVDFHGLITMMVEHDLELARREKHAQAFPGR; encoded by the coding sequence ATGAAACGCGCCCTCCTCACCGGCATCACCGGACAAGACGGCTCCTACCTCGCGGAGTTCCTGCTCGGCAAGCCGGAATACGAGGTCCACGGGCTGGTCCGCCGGTCCAGCAGCCTGAACCGCCAGCGGATCGACCACCTGTCGCGCTCCAACCCCGTCGCCGCCGAGCGCCTGCACCTCCACTACGCCGACCTGGCCGACGCGTCGTGCCTGTCGGCGATTTTGGAGGAGGTGCAGCCCGACGAGGTCTACAACCTCGGCGCCCAGAGCCACGTCCGGGTCTCGTTCGACCAGCCCCTCTACACCGCCGACGTCGTCGGCCTGGGGACGCTCCGGCTGCTGGAAGCCGTCCGCGTCCTGAACCGCAGGCGGCCGGTGAAGTTCTACCAGGCCTCAAGCTCCGAGATGTTCGGCTCGGCCCCCGCCCCCCAGGGGCCCGACACCCCGTTCCACCCCCGCAGCCCCTACGCCTGCGCCAAGGTCTACGCCCACTGGCAGACGATCAACTACCGCGAGGCCTACGGCCTGTTCGCCTGCTCCGGCATCCTCTTCAACCACGAGAGCCCCCGGCGAGGCGAGTCGTTCGTGACCCGCAAGGTCACCCTGGGCGCCGCCCGGATCAAGGAAGGGCTCCAGAAGCGGCTGGTGATGGGCAACCTGGAAGCCAAGCGCGACTGGGGCTTCGCCGGCGACTACGTCCGCGCCATGTGGCTGATGCTCCAGCAGGAGAAGCCCGACGACTACATCGTCGCCACCGGCGAGACCTACTCCATCCACGAGCTGCTGGAGAAGGCCTTCACCCTCGTGGACCTCGACTACCGCGACTACGTCGACTTCGACGAGCGCTACGTCCGCCCTTCCGAGGTCGACGTCCTCCAGGGAGACGCCAGCAAGGCCCGCAAGGTCCTCGGCTGGAAGCCCGAGGTCGACTTCCACGGCCTCATCACCATGATGGTCGAACACGACCTGGAACTCGCCCGCCGCGAGAAGCACGCCCAGGCCTTCCCGGGGCGGTGA
- a CDS encoding EpsI family protein codes for MTTVKRCGLCAALLTLGLAAQAGLERLDAHERPPLRQSLKTIPMELDGWVGRDVPVSADIIERAQTTEYLNRSYESRRRPGVKFTLWINYSEYGTNLRHTPEICLPSGGWTKIESQTRELALPAAADGGRPVVATRLGYAQGDLVKHVGFWYYIFGEGKLENFVRRLPVTSRSSHGRTTRGSSMTVEVFYPGDVDPDAVALGEFAHELLAALEPILPRERAEYHVP; via the coding sequence ATGACGACCGTGAAGCGCTGCGGCCTGTGCGCCGCGTTGTTGACCCTCGGCCTGGCGGCGCAGGCGGGCCTGGAGCGGCTGGACGCGCACGAGCGGCCGCCGCTGAGGCAGTCGTTGAAGACGATCCCGATGGAGCTCGACGGCTGGGTCGGCCGCGACGTGCCGGTCTCGGCCGACATCATCGAGCGGGCGCAGACGACCGAGTACCTCAACCGGAGCTACGAGAGCCGTCGCCGCCCCGGCGTGAAGTTCACGCTCTGGATCAACTATTCGGAGTACGGCACCAACCTCCGGCACACGCCGGAGATCTGCCTCCCCTCCGGCGGCTGGACCAAGATCGAGTCCCAGACCCGCGAGCTGGCGCTGCCGGCGGCCGCCGACGGCGGTCGGCCCGTCGTCGCCACCCGCCTGGGCTACGCGCAGGGCGACCTTGTGAAGCATGTGGGATTCTGGTACTACATTTTCGGGGAGGGGAAGCTGGAGAACTTCGTCCGGCGGCTCCCCGTCACCAGTCGCAGCAGCCACGGACGGACCACTCGCGGCTCGTCGATGACGGTCGAAGTCTTCTACCCCGGCGACGTCGACCCCGACGCGGTCGCCCTGGGGGAGTTCGCCCACGAGCTGCTCGCCGCCCTGGAGCCCATCCTCCCGCGCGAGCGGGCCGAATATCACGTGCCCTGA